A stretch of DNA from Vidua chalybeata isolate OUT-0048 chromosome 3, bVidCha1 merged haplotype, whole genome shotgun sequence:
GCACCGGAACCATATTTTCTTGATCTGAGAACCCAGCGCTAGAGATTCTGATTTATATAGACCTTTACTTTCTTTAAGGTACCAGATTGCTCACACAGAGCTGATTCCAAGCCACAGCCACGGTGCGACCCTGCTATTGTATAATTTTGTCCCGGTTCTGACCAGGACAGGGTTCATTTTTGCcagggttaatttttttgttaatttttttatcatctCCAGGTAGATGATACAGATGTTCAGGAGAGGGTTCAGTTCAGAAGATACAGTAGCCAGGAAAGGGCAGGGCCAGCACTCAGGGGTGATTCTATGCCACCTCATTGACAGGAGGCAAGGGAAAGGCTTGGTCTTTCTGACAGGGATCAGTCTCAAAATCACAGCACTCTCCACTGCAGAAAAACGTCTCCGCTGTTTGTGTCACCCAACACACCCTCCAAAACCAACATTCAAATAGTCAAGAGTGACACTGGCCCCAGGTAAGGGGATACCCAGCACATTTACATCCCtgcacctgccctgctgcccacagcagcagcaccaaaatcccccccagcagcagcagcagcagcagcagcagcagcagcatctctatAAAGCTCCTCTTGCCACCCCTGACACTCCACCAACAGCAGCCACTGACCTGCctcaggcactgctgccacagcccgcttggccagcacagctctgctccccagctcgCAGCATGGAAGCTTCTCCCTCTTCACAGCAATCCAATGTCACTTCATATGGGGCCACAACTGTGGCCATCATCACtatcttggtttgaaaagacaggagtctgctaaggaaggcaggagcctaccttcaaatggaaaatgtaaaccccctccctctgaattattataattttgaaattaaggggctctcaggcaaagatatgagaatgggaataacagttctctactagaaaaattaaaaatacaaatggaatggtacaaaaaaaaaaaaaaaaactactcaGAGAGTCAGAACACGACCTGACACCttgtgggtcagggtggtggcagcagtcccattaaaggtggctgcagccctcctgcagtgacagctgtggttctgttgaagcagtgatcctgttgagttttcctctgaaggtgcagtggtggtgtagatgggcctggtcttcctctgggaatccagtggagaagaaagctgctcctctgggaatccagtgggaaaaggctgctgtggtgttgcaagtgtcagattatatccaggtaggaatgcttggctcctccccctggaTAGAacatctcccagtgggatgatgtaatattatcagtcatgcagtgacactcgctggcccatgaacagaagatatttccccTGAGGGAGGATTGGTcttggaagaaataaagaaaactggCCCACTTGGTTTTAACAGAtggcccaattaacagaagaaaactgtCCCACCTTTAACAGATGACAATAGAATACAaacccccagccacatcttgcacCTAAGACAATCACCATCCAGGCATTTGCTGGCATGTGGATCAATGCTTTCCttgtttctgtgctttgcattggCTGGgtcaaaaagaaaatcctgaacTCTAATGAGAAGATCTTGCTGCTACTGGGATGTTGCAGGTTTTGGTATTTATGCATCTCATGggtatattattttcttttaataatacATCCCAATCACTTTTGTGTTCCTCTCCTACTTGAATCTCTTGCAGGTTTTCAAACCTTTTTTATTGTTCAAACATATGGGTTTTAGCCTGTCTTTGCATGTTTTTTATTGTATAAAAATTGCCAATTTCAGGAACAGGTTCTTCATCTACCTGGAAGTAAAAATTGACAAGATTGTGCCATGGCTCATGTTGAATCTGTGCTTTTGGcctttattttcagcattcaTGTCTACCACATCTCTAATGAAACACAGTGTAGCAATCACAATTACAGCAGTGAACGATATTATCTGAAACACATTATCAGAGTGGATGAATATTTACAGCCTATTTTTTGTCATAGGATTTGTGTTTTCCACTTCATTAACAGCAGTTgtcttttttgctgttttccttctcttttctctctggagACACAAGCGCAAGATGCAGACAAACTCCATGAAATACCTCAGCATGGATGCCCACATCAAAGCAATGAAATCAATTCTCTCCTTCTTAGTGATGTACAGCATCaactttataatttttattttgacacTGATTTAtgcaaggaagaaagaaaatcatgtggcttttcttatttttacatttctgtatgCTTTTCCATGTGTTCATTCCCTTATTCTGATTTTCAGCAATCCTAAGCTGGAAAAGACACTGATAAGGATTCTATCCTGTGTCAAGTACAAGTTTTGCATAAGGTAGAAACTGTAACATATGCTGGAGCCCACACAAAATCTTGATATTTCACTGTAAAACAAAAGTCAATTTATCTCTAATGCAACTCTCTAGGCAGTGTAGATGATACAGTATTCTCTCTTTACCACCAAAGTTAAGAATAAATCATTCAAATTCTTTGAATCAAATCAGTATTACTTAGATTATTGGTAGCAGTTGATTTAGCTAATTCATTCAGGTAATTCTCAGAGTTCAATTCTTGTCAACAACACATTCATTTAGATGCAGTGCATGGGCTGGATGCAAAGGGGCAATAAGAGTACTGCAAACCTTCCTCAAACGCTTTGGCATTTGTTGATTGAAAAATGACTGTACTCAGCATCAGGTTTATTTGTGTTTGGgtttacatttctttctgttgcATCTCTGTTTTTTGCAATATTACTACTTGTAACACTGGGTGGGGTGGGTGCAACTTGAAAGACTGCATCCTATGGCGACCCCATGTCAGAGCTGTCTGATCTTGAAGGACTGCAGCCCACAGATGGGATCCACACTTGAGCATGGAAGAAAGTGAGGACGCAGGTGTGGAATACTTTTTATGGACTGACTGCAACCCTCATTCCCCGTCCCCCCATGCCACTGTGGCAGAGGAGGTGGAGAAGCCAGGAATGAAAGAGCAAATTTTGATTTGTGAAGATGAAGAGGGGAAGGCAAAGGGTTCTAGTTTTGTGTTTGTTGCTCATTATGCTACTCTATTATCAATAGCCAATAAACtaaattcatttttctcaaCTCGAGTCTGTTTTCTCCATGAGAGTAACACCTTCTATTCTCCCCCTGGCCTATTGCAGAACAAGAATAaaggagcagctgggtggggGCTTGGCACGCGCCCAAGCTCAACAAACCCCAGCACATTCTCTGAACATGGAATAATTCCAGCATGAACAGAGCAGAATCTGGTTTGTTCATTTCTGTCACTAGCTTGGGCACAGAGGGACATCTTATCCTATGCCTGGTGCCAGTGGTGCATTTTCCACCCATTCTTGGCAGGGTTTGTTTGGCTTCCTGTTCTCCCAGGAGGAAAGTATCTGCCAGGGGTGGCAACCAAATATCTGAGGCCTCTCTCAGACAAGGGAGGAGCTAAAGCCCAGGATCTTCTAGACACAACATTCCCTCAGGAGAGACATAAAAGGGACTGGAGGCACTGCTAAAAACAAGGCAGTGCTCCGACATTCTTGGAAGTCACAGAGACATGAAAGAAGTGATGAGCACCTGTTCCCTTTTGCTGGGCCAGGAATGGGAGTTACAGCCTGTTCAACCCATGTGTCCTGAGAAAGCCCAACATCAATGTCTCACCTTCAGCCAGAAGAAGCAACTACAGGCCTGTTACAAATGAGTGTTTGAGATCGCTTCAAAAATCTCTGGCATGGGTATCTGGGTAAAAACCAGATTTAATAAGAAGCAAGAACATGATGAAATTTGTTGGCAAGATTCACTCTACCACTTACTACATAGTTAAGGCACACCAAGGgtaaaaaaacaggaaaaaaaaatcccataaatcaaaacagaaatgaactgAGGActatctctgtgtgtgtgtgtgtgtgtgtgtgtgtgtgtgtgtgtgtgtgtgtgtgttggtgtggcagcagctctctggccacagagagcaggcacagactttcccagtcattttcctggggaaggctgtgagaagatcagagaaaagaatgagaaacaattcttgtctccacttgttgcacctgctgttgtgtgcatgtggaatgtgtcatggagatttgtttaccaaagggtgatttcttaattggacactggatggtgtttggatggattgaccaattaggtcaaagctgtatcagACTGGCTGGAAGGGTTACTGAATTTCTTAATAAATgtagtataatatagtataggaggatataataaagcaattgatcagccttctgcaatcatggagtcagtgctaattattacctggctggGGACCTGTGGCAACATTTCGGTATGTGCAACAAAATGATAGAAAAGGcaaagataaaaaggaatacGGCCTCAAAGCTTAACAGCACTCAAAAgtactttattttcatcttaaatTTAACAATTTAGCAAAGGAATAACACTTAACAGCATTTAACTTAGCTTTTAGCTTATGTTAAACTTATTTACAGGCCTAACTTACATAAATATCTACGATACTTAAACATCTAAGAGAGCAGCATGTCTCCCATATTTATCAAAGCTTATTCACATGTGTATGCACACAGACTTGCAGAGTCAGTGCAAGGTATGTGTGAAAAATTCCCCTCAAAGGCAGTGAAATATTCACTTTGGATGTCTTTACATCTCCTCATCAGGCCAAGGGTTAAGCCTCGAGGAGTGTGGGGATCGGCCCAGGATCAGTTATTGTTCGGGGTTTCTCTGAGTACAGCAAACTTGAGAGTTCCCAGCTATGTGAGGCCCCACTGGTCACAGCACACTAGGGTCCAGGAGAGCTCAAAGGGACTAATTTTGGACCCTCATTTTTGTTTATAGGGCTGCAAGGAAGTGGGCTTTAGTCATAGCAATGTTTCATCCCGGCTGCACTTCAGTTCGACActctttctttaaaagtatGAGAACCAGGATGTTATGTCattcaggcaaaaaaaagtgatttcatAGGCtgttcattaaaaaacccaGGATCTCATTagacagcagcatttcctgggaGCAGACAATAGTTCTGGTAAGTTCAAAAGGAGCTGGGCCCAGGTGCTGCTCATCAAGGCCAACGCCTAACAAGCATTTCTCAGATCACAGCCtgaaaaggggagggggaagcacCACCCTAACCCCACTACCAAAAAAAGAGAGGCACCATCACAGTCTACCAAAGAGACACAACACACTACTGCTTCCCCTTTTTagttccatttttcttttgagcagAGGTTGTGCAGTTCTCCAGAAAACATGGCAGGTTTCTCTCAAGCTCTTCTTTTTAGAGTTCCCAGTCTTCATCTCTCTGGTCTAAGGGGGATTCCTCTTACTGGGACTTTCCTGTGGCAGTTCCTGCTCTCCACCTGTACGGCACAGTCCAGCAGAGACACAGCTGCACTCACAGGGGCCCATCTACAGGGTCAGGGCTTGTGTCTCAGTCTGGTCGAAACCCTGATTCCACCAACACTTGAGAAAACACCACAGTGTGCCCAGCGTGCCCAACCTCCCCTCCCAGGGAGCCCCCTgggccccagcactgcctggatCCAGACATGGGCATTCCATGTATAAATCTTGCCTGAGAGAAGACAaaccctttcctcctcctgctgggcTCTGATTTTGTAGGCACTCAGGGTTTACAGAGCTCTCTCCACAAGACCATCCAATAtcaggaaaaatccttttttttttctttttttttatacagcagctctgtcccatcAGTGCAATGCTGCCCTGGCTGAGAGCGTGGAGCAAAGTCAGAGGTTTGACACAGATGCGCTGCTGCACCATGTCAGgtttatatacattttttatttttgtgaatttaaaatagtgccaaaaatagatgaaaaccagaaaggagGATGCTCTGAACTATTTTACTCTGAAAATATCTGCATTTCCTCCCTGCTTGTACTGAGCTGCGACTGTTAAGAAGACATAAGGCAGGAAGGGTGCAGGAGATCAGCATGCATGTTCTTGAGATTAGCATTTCCTGACTTTGTGATCTGAAGATCTCAGCCAGATTCACTGATACCAGTTCAATCTGCTACTCCTCAGCATCTGGGTTATCACTGGGGCACATTGGGAACatctgctgtggcagagctgcacTGTTTGGGCTGGCCAGCAGTAACACAGCCATTAATGCAGTAAAACTCAATAAAAATTGTACATAAGCCACCTGgagatctggaaaaaaaaacaggctttATCTAAGGCAAGCCATACAACAAAAAATCTTATTTCCCCAGGTGTCACCTGGGACAGGGGCAATGGGAAATTTCCCTCTGTGGGAACTGTTTCTCAGATCATTGCTCTCCAGTTGTTAAGGACATAAACACTGTGCATTAGAGTTGATACACAGCTGTAATGGAATGGGCCAGAACCTAGGTAACCATTCACCTAAATAGCTAACTAACTAAGGCTAATCATCTGGGATTCCCCATGTCATaaagggagaaagaaacagaTTCTGGAGAGGAAAGAGGCTTGGCCTGAACAAGCACAGATGGTACCAATTTATTATCTGTGACTCAGATCCCAGTAAAGCTGTGTGTCCATCCAGATGCATAAAAACAGGAGTCTTGTGTCATTTGAATTGCACAAGGGCATCCAAAATATGCACATGGGTGGGAGATACAAAGTGTTGGATAATCTTTCCCCTTCTCAAAATGTAATGGAGGGGGTGTATTTGAACCAGCAGAAAATACATGTGTTTTAAGCACCTGATCCATATATCCATACTTGAAAATCCAGTATTGGAGACTGAGTTTATAGCATTATTTTTCTAAGGTGAAATATTCCCCACAAAGAGTTGAGGCCAGGTCTCAACCATGGTATTGTGTTGCAATttactttaatttaatttaatgaattaaaattttcatttaatatctCTGTACACAGTCTCAGCACAGACAGTTCATATTCATAATCTTGTTGTAATAGAAGTAACTTCCATATGTATCACAAACAtatgagaagaagaaagaaggaaaagagaaagaaaagaaaagaaaagaaaagaaaagaaaagaaaagaaaagaaaagaaaagaaaagaaagaaaagaaagaaagaaagaaagaaagaaagaaagaaagaaagaaagaaagaaagaaagaaaattgataaataaggaaagaaatgcCCTATCCTATACTATGTTTTTATTCTATCAGCAAAGCCAGAGAGGAAAGATGCAGCAAAgcataaagcagaaaacaggaatatcaggaaagaaaaattctctcAAGGCAATGCTCTGGGACATTAAATGGGACATAGTAGGTGACAAAGGAATAGAAGAACCCAGATCCTGAAGCCTGACATGGATCAAACAGGGATCAGTCTCAAAATCACAGCACTCTCCACCACAGAAAAACATCTCCGCTGTTTGTGTCACCCAACACACCCTCCAAAACCAACATTCAAATAGTCAAGAGTGACACTGGCCTCAGGTAAGGGGATACCCAGCACATTTACATCCCtgcacctgccctgctgcccacagcagcagcagcagcagcagcagcatctctatAAAGCTCCTCTTGCCACCCCGGACACTCCACCAACAGCAGCCACTGACCTGCctcaggcactgctgccacagcccccttggccagcacagctctgctccccagctcgCAGCATGGAAGCTTCTCCCTCTTCACAGCAATCCAATGTCACTTCATATGGGGCCACAACTGTGGCCATCATCACTCTGGAGGCGTTTGCTGGCATGTGGATAAATGCCTTCCTTGTTTGTGTGATTTGCATTGCCTGGGTCAAAAAGAAAACCTTGAACTCTAATGAGAAgatcttgctgctgctgggatgctcCAGGTTTTGCTATTTGTGCATCACATGGGTATGTTGGTCCCTTTCAATAGCTTATCCCAATTATCTTTATGTTCAACCCACATTTCAACtcattatattttttcaaagcttttttacTTGCTCCAACTTATGGGTTTCAGCCtgtctttgtgttttttattgTATAAAAATTGCCAATTTCAGGAACAGGTTGTTCATCTACCTGAAAGTAAAAACAGACAGGATTGTGCCCTGGCTTTTGTTGGCATCATTGCTGTCAGCCTTGGCTATCAGCATCATTGCCTACGACATGGCTGTTACAAAGCTCAGTAACAGCCGCAATTCCACCAGGCAAggaaatttttcaaaagtgaGTGGCGAAATGGCTGAAAATTTTTTCCAGACGTTCTTTATCTATGGCTTTGGATTTGTCACTTCTTTCATACCAGTCATCTGTTCTGCCCTTCTTCTCTTTTGCCTTTGGAGACACAAATGCAAGATGCAGAAAAACTTCATGAACAGCCTCAGCATGGATGCCCACATCAAAGCAATGAAATCAATTCTCTCCTTTTTTATAATGTATAGTATTAACTTTATATTTTTGATCCTGTCAGTAATTAATTCAACAAAGGGAGAAAATTATGTGGCATTTCTTAGTTTactatttctgtgtgcttttccAGGTGTTCATTCCCTTATTCTGATTTTCAGCAATCCTAAGCTGGAAAAGACACTGATAAGGGTTCTATGCTGTGTGAAGTGCAAGCTTTGCATAAGGTAGAAACTGTAACATATGCTGGAGCCCACACAAAATCTTGATATTTCACTGTAAGACAAAAGTCAATTTATCTCTAATGCAACTCTCTGGGCAGTGTAGATGATACAGATGTTCTCTCTTTACCACCAAAGTTAAGAATAAATCATTCAAATTCTTTGAATCAAGTTAGTATTACTTAGATTATTGGTAGCAGTTGATTTAGCTAATTCATTCAGGTAATTCTCAGAGTTCAATTCTTGTCAACAACACATTCATTTAGATGCAGTGCATGGGCTGGATGCAAAGGGGCAATAAGAGTACTGCAAACCTTCCTCAAACGCTTTGGCATTTGTTGATTGAAAAATGACTGTACTCAGCATCAGGTTTATTTGTGTTTGGgtttacatttctttctgctgtatCTCTGTTTTTTGCAATATTACCACTTGTAACACTGGGTGGGGTGGCTGTACCTTGAAGAACTGCAGTCTGAAGAGCACCCATATTGGAGACATCTGatcctgaaggactgcagccCACAGCTGGGGTCCACATTCTAGCAGGTGAAAGAG
This window harbors:
- the LOC128785239 gene encoding LOW QUALITY PROTEIN: taste receptor type 2 member 10-like (The sequence of the model RefSeq protein was modified relative to this genomic sequence to represent the inferred CDS: inserted 3 bases in 2 codons; deleted 1 base in 1 codon), whose protein sequence is MWINAFLVSVLCIGWVKKKILNSNEKILLLLGCCRFWYLCISWVYYFLLIIHPNHFCVPLLLESLAGFQTFFIVQTMGFSLSLHVFYCIKIANFRNRFFIYLEVKIDKIVPWLMLXSVLLAFIFSIHVYHISNETQCSNHNYSSERYYLKHIIRVDEYLXSLFFVIGFVFSTSLTAVVFFAVFLLFSLWRHKRKMQTNSMKYLSMDAHIKAMKSILSFLVMYSINFIIFILTLIYARKKENHQS
- the LOC128786463 gene encoding taste receptor type 2 member 9-like, which encodes MEASPSSQQSNVTSYGATTVAIITLEAFAGMWINAFLVCVICIAWVKKKTLNSNEKILLLLGCSRFCYLCITWVCWSLSIAYPNYLYVQPTFQLIIFFQSFFTCSNLWVSACLCVFYCIKIANFRNRLFIYLKVKTDRIVPWLLLASLLSALAISIIAYDMAVTKLSNSRNSTRQGNFSKVSGEMAENFFQTFFIYGFGFVTSFIPVICSALLLFCLWRHKCKMQKNFMNSLSMDAHIKAMKSILSFFIMYSINFIFLILSVINSTKGENYVAFLSLLFLCAFPGVHSLILIFSNPKLEKTLIRVLCCVKCKLCIR